Proteins encoded in a region of the Methanofollis tationis genome:
- the mmp10 gene encoding methyl coenzyme M reductase-arginine methyltransferase Mmp10 (Mmp10 (methanogenesis marker protein 10) is a cobalamin-requiring radical SAM methyltransferase that creates the methylarginine modification to methyl coenzyme M reductase.): protein MAQLTVDLGGRPGVDCRGFCEYCYFRHVRDVAPLGCRYCPPFRVGCDYCSRGVKEQYRGFKPLSAVADDILASLQMLPDDITRVTISGGGDPSCYPEFVDLIELLGSMEAPLHIGYTSGKGFDDPSIADFLIDNGLTEVSYTIFSANPALRKRYMHDPTPEASLAVMRRLCEEIDVYAAAVVMPGVNDGADLEQTCAWLDEAGAKGLILMRFANTTEQGLILGNAPLIPGQPVESVEAFRERVTALNERYALKISGTPLWDPEIGSPFAILGEPDLLAKLPAVRASASVITGSVAAPSIRRVLDACGGGCEVVPVAKEIACLITLDDLRGLDLSDLEETVILPGRCFVHDRQASDLLSADGRIRTVLRGPDMLTADAETSMGMNKNEVLQMEMEGFSALIHCINQNGRRR, encoded by the coding sequence ATGGCTCAGCTGACCGTGGACCTTGGCGGACGGCCCGGTGTGGACTGCCGGGGGTTCTGCGAATACTGTTATTTCAGGCATGTCAGGGACGTCGCACCCCTTGGGTGCCGGTACTGCCCCCCGTTCAGGGTAGGGTGCGATTACTGCAGCAGGGGCGTTAAAGAGCAGTACAGGGGGTTCAAGCCACTGTCCGCCGTTGCAGACGATATCCTGGCCAGCCTGCAGATGCTCCCGGACGATATCACCAGGGTTACGATCAGCGGGGGCGGGGATCCGAGTTGTTATCCTGAGTTTGTAGACCTGATCGAACTCCTGGGGAGCATGGAGGCTCCGCTCCATATCGGCTATACCAGCGGCAAGGGGTTCGACGACCCGTCCATTGCCGATTTTCTGATCGATAACGGACTGACCGAGGTGTCGTACACGATCTTTTCCGCCAATCCGGCCCTCAGGAAACGGTATATGCATGACCCGACGCCTGAGGCGTCTCTTGCGGTCATGAGGAGGTTGTGCGAGGAGATCGACGTCTATGCCGCCGCCGTGGTCATGCCGGGCGTCAACGACGGCGCCGACCTGGAGCAGACCTGCGCATGGCTCGACGAGGCCGGGGCAAAGGGGCTGATCCTGATGCGGTTTGCAAACACCACCGAGCAGGGCCTGATCCTGGGCAACGCCCCGCTTATCCCGGGCCAGCCGGTCGAGAGCGTCGAGGCGTTCAGGGAGCGGGTGACCGCCCTCAATGAGAGGTACGCCCTGAAGATCAGCGGCACCCCGCTCTGGGATCCCGAGATCGGGTCGCCGTTCGCCATCCTGGGGGAGCCCGACCTCCTCGCGAAACTCCCGGCGGTGCGGGCCTCCGCATCGGTGATCACCGGGAGCGTGGCGGCGCCCTCTATCAGGCGGGTGCTCGATGCCTGCGGCGGGGGGTGCGAGGTCGTCCCGGTGGCGAAGGAGATCGCATGCCTGATCACCCTCGATGACCTCAGGGGCCTCGACCTCTCCGACCTCGAGGAGACCGTGATCCTTCCGGGCCGCTGTTTCGTCCACGACCGGCAGGCGTCAGACCTCCTGAGCGCCGACGGGAGGATCAGGACCGTGCTGCGGGGGCCCGATATGCTCACCGCCGACGCCGAAACCTCCATGGGCATGAACAAAAACGAGGTCCTCCAGATGGAGATGGAAGGGTTTTCCGCCCTGATCCACTGCATCAACCAGAACGGCCGGAGAAGATAG